TGGGGCTGCCGAAGATCGAATCCAACTCCGGTCGCATCTGCTCGAATAGCGCGGATATCGTCCGGTCCTCCTGAATCTTCGTGGCATCGTCCAATTTGGTGACGTCATGACCGTGCGTTTTCAGCACGTGCCGAAGCGAAGCTTCCAGCAAAGGCGTCAGAATGTAGAGGCCGCCAATGAAGTCGCCGCGGAAGAAGCATGTAAAGCCGTGGCTGTAGGTCATGACGAGCCCCTGCGGTACGAAGGGGCTTATTTCCAATAGCGCGGCGAAGATTTCTTCGGACAGATAGTGACTCGAAACGATAGCTTGCCTTGCGACCTCGATCTCCGCCGAAGCTGTGATGTGGCGACGTACTCCCTCGTCGCGCGCGATCTGTTGGCGGAGCGTGGAATCATCCTGCGCGTCGCCAAAATCGGCTCCTTCGCTGCGATAAATGACCTTGCCGTCGCGGTCGTGGTGACTGGCGCTAAATAAGGATGAGAACGGATGCTCTCGGACGGACTTCTCCGCCTCGGCGATAAGTTGGTCCGGATCCGGAGAATGACTGAGGGCAGCGAACGTGAAGAATTTGTCGAGCAAAGTCGGCTGTTGCATCCTCCTCTCGATCTCTTTGGCGATATTCTCGAGATCCATCGGAATCGCAAAAGGCGACATTTCGTCGGCTATGCCTGCTTGGACATCCACCAGGAGATGCCTCAGTTCCTTCCGGCGATCCTTGCTGCCTGGCAAGCCGTGCAGTTCGCGTATGGCTTCGGTCAGCGTATGAGCAGCCAACATGGCCGAAGGCTGACGCTTCGCCATCGCGACCAGCAGCTCGCCTGCAGTTGTCCGGCAACGGTTCGCGTCGTCGTCGAGTTTGGCTTTATGGTAAGCCCTGGCGGAAAGGCGCCAAAGCTCCACTAACGTATGGTCGTCCGCGCCGGTCGAGAGGCCGGCGATCAAATTTTCGACGTCCTTGCCGACCTCGGCCCCATCCGAGATCCCGAAGTGAAGGTCGAGACGTCCGAACATCAGAGCGGGGCTCGCCTGTTGCTTCTCGATCGCTCGCTTCCGCAACGCCACGACGAACTTCTGCGCGTCCGAAGGACCTTTCTTGTCCATTCCGGCACCGCGACCGATGAATAGCGCCCGTTTGAGCAGATCGCGGGCCTCATGTCGCAGGGCGCCGGTCTCATCCTCGTCGAACCGAAGCTTGAGAGTCCCGGAGTCGACTTGGGAAGCGACTTCGACGTAGGCCTTAGCTGCAATCACTCCGAGGCGGCCTCTCTTCCGATCTAGCAGCCAGCAGAGGTCCGCGAGCCGTGCTCGTAGCACCGGGTGTTGAGCTCGCTCGGCCATTTCGGCCAAGGCATCTATCGCACTGCGAAAGTCAGCTGGTATCGCCGAGCGCCTGCCATC
This portion of the Bradyrhizobium sp. AZCC 2262 genome encodes:
- a CDS encoding DUF7380 domain-containing protein, with amino-acid sequence MQKRPGDDLSDESPTIDESPDNAVPPPPPWARATVDDVSQVDFEELVRQSDSADAAELGDLYRSALPDTQPEPETPAFRVYSMLAAVMGMQFKANEPNDPFAAMVVWADGRRSAIPADFRSAIDALAEMAERAQHPVLRARLADLCWLLDRKRGRLGVIAAKAYVEVASQVDSGTLKLRFDEDETGALRHEARDLLKRALFIGRGAGMDKKGPSDAQKFVVALRKRAIEKQQASPALMFGRLDLHFGISDGAEVGKDVENLIAGLSTGADDHTLVELWRLSARAYHKAKLDDDANRCRTTAGELLVAMAKRQPSAMLAAHTLTEAIRELHGLPGSKDRRKELRHLLVDVQAGIADEMSPFAIPMDLENIAKEIERRMQQPTLLDKFFTFAALSHSPDPDQLIAEAEKSVREHPFSSLFSASHHDRDGKVIYRSEGADFGDAQDDSTLRQQIARDEGVRRHITASAEIEVARQAIVSSHYLSEEIFAALLEISPFVPQGLVMTYSHGFTCFFRGDFIGGLYILTPLLEASLRHVLKTHGHDVTKLDDATKIQEDRTISALFEQMRPELDSIFGSPITTDIENVFLKKPGPYIRHSIAHGLLNDGEPYSDDALYACWLIFQLCMIPLFEHREHIRLPFDASSEVVDRKE